A single genomic interval of Actinomadura rubteroloni harbors:
- a CDS encoding acyl-CoA dehydrogenase family protein, with protein MSVPFDPRDPLAVDSLLSAEEIDIRDTVRSFCAENITPHVAEWFERGELPGVRDLAREMGKLGLLGMHLQGYGCAGTSAVAYGLACLELEACDSGIRSLVSVQGSLAMYAIWRWGSEEQKRQWLPRMAAGEAIGCFGLTEPDHGSDPGSMRTSARRDGTDWVLNGRKMWITNGSVADVAVVWARAEDGVRGFVVPTSAPGFSAPLMHRKMSLRASVTSELVLDDVRLPADAALPDGTGLKAPLSCLNEARYGIVWGAVGAGRSALETAVDYAGTRVQFGRPIAGFQLTQAKLADMALEIHKALLLALHLGRLKDAGRLRPEQVSFGKLNNVREALDVCRTARTILGANGISLEYPVIRHMNNLESVLTYEGTAEMHALVIGQALTGIPAFR; from the coding sequence ATGAGCGTCCCGTTCGACCCGCGCGACCCGCTCGCCGTCGATTCCCTGCTGTCGGCCGAGGAGATCGACATCCGCGACACCGTGCGGAGCTTCTGCGCGGAGAACATCACCCCGCACGTCGCGGAGTGGTTCGAGCGCGGCGAACTGCCCGGCGTCCGCGATCTGGCCCGGGAGATGGGCAAGCTGGGCCTGCTCGGGATGCACCTGCAAGGCTACGGATGCGCCGGGACGAGCGCCGTCGCGTACGGCCTGGCCTGCCTGGAGTTGGAGGCGTGCGACTCGGGCATCCGGTCGCTCGTGTCCGTCCAGGGCTCGCTGGCCATGTACGCGATCTGGCGGTGGGGCTCGGAGGAACAGAAGCGGCAGTGGCTCCCGCGCATGGCCGCCGGGGAGGCCATCGGCTGCTTCGGCCTCACCGAGCCCGACCACGGCTCCGACCCCGGCTCGATGCGCACGTCCGCGCGCCGCGACGGCACCGACTGGGTGCTGAACGGCCGCAAGATGTGGATCACCAACGGGTCCGTCGCGGACGTCGCCGTCGTGTGGGCGCGTGCCGAGGACGGCGTCCGGGGCTTCGTCGTCCCCACGTCCGCGCCCGGGTTCTCCGCGCCGCTGATGCACCGCAAGATGTCGCTGCGCGCCTCGGTGACCAGCGAACTCGTCCTGGACGACGTCCGGCTGCCCGCCGACGCCGCGCTGCCGGACGGCACCGGGCTCAAGGCGCCGCTGAGCTGCCTCAACGAGGCCCGCTACGGCATCGTCTGGGGCGCCGTCGGCGCGGGACGCTCCGCGCTGGAGACCGCCGTCGACTACGCCGGGACGCGCGTCCAGTTCGGCCGTCCCATCGCCGGGTTCCAGCTCACGCAGGCCAAGCTCGCCGACATGGCCCTCGAAATCCACAAGGCGCTGCTGCTCGCGCTGCACCTCGGACGGCTCAAGGACGCCGGCCGGCTGCGTCCCGAACAGGTCAGTTTCGGCAAGCTGAACAACGTCCGCGAGGCGCTGGACGTGTGCCGGACGGCCCGGACGATCCTCGGCGCCAACGGCATCTCGCTCGAATACCCGGTGATCCGGCACATGAACAACCTGGAGTCCGTCCTCACCTACGAGGGCACCGCCGAGATGCACGCGCTGGTGATCGGGCAGGCGCTCACCGGGATCCCCGCCTTCCGCTGA
- a CDS encoding CaiB/BaiF CoA transferase family protein, whose protein sequence is MRPLDGVLVADFSRVLAGPLATMTLADLGATVVKVERPGTGDDTRRWGPPWTDRSSTYFAGLNRGKHSVALDLDDPADRAAAVELVRRADVLVQNFRPGVLARCGLDAESALELNPRLVYTSVSGFGASADLPGYDFVVQAAGGLMSVTGAADGEPTKAGVALVDVLTGKDALIGILAALRQRESTGRGQHVEVNLMSSLLAGLVNQASAYLATGAAPARMGNRHPSIAPYETLRCADGPLAVAVGNDAQFRRFAAALDRPALADDPRFAANADRVAHRDALVALLEDALAARRADAWEPVLHAAGIACARVNDVGAAVRYAEDLGLDPVLDLGPDHPGQIRPPVTFSATPAGTALPPPGLDEHGDRVRAWLRGPAVPFPEGEA, encoded by the coding sequence ATGCGGCCCCTGGACGGCGTGCTCGTCGCCGACTTCAGCCGCGTCCTCGCCGGCCCGCTCGCGACGATGACGCTGGCCGACCTCGGCGCGACCGTCGTCAAGGTCGAGCGCCCCGGCACCGGCGACGACACCCGCCGCTGGGGACCGCCCTGGACGGACCGCTCCAGCACCTACTTCGCGGGCCTCAACCGGGGCAAGCACAGCGTCGCCCTCGACCTGGACGACCCCGCCGACCGGGCCGCCGCCGTCGAACTCGTCCGGCGCGCCGACGTGCTCGTGCAGAACTTCCGTCCGGGCGTCCTCGCCCGCTGCGGCCTCGACGCCGAGAGCGCGCTGGAGCTGAACCCGAGGCTGGTCTACACGTCCGTGTCGGGCTTCGGCGCCAGCGCAGACCTGCCCGGCTACGACTTCGTGGTGCAGGCGGCGGGCGGGCTGATGAGCGTCACCGGCGCCGCCGACGGCGAGCCGACCAAGGCGGGCGTCGCGCTCGTGGACGTCCTGACCGGCAAGGACGCCCTGATCGGCATCCTCGCCGCCCTGCGCCAGCGCGAAAGCACCGGACGCGGCCAGCACGTCGAGGTCAACCTGATGTCCAGCCTGCTCGCCGGACTCGTCAACCAGGCGTCCGCCTACCTCGCGACCGGCGCGGCCCCGGCGCGGATGGGCAACCGGCACCCCAGCATCGCGCCCTACGAGACGCTGCGCTGCGCGGACGGCCCGCTCGCCGTCGCCGTCGGCAACGACGCCCAGTTCCGCCGGTTCGCCGCCGCGCTGGACCGTCCCGCGCTCGCCGACGACCCCCGGTTCGCCGCCAACGCCGACCGCGTCGCGCACCGCGACGCCCTGGTCGCGCTGCTGGAGGACGCGCTGGCGGCCCGCCGCGCGGACGCGTGGGAGCCCGTCCTGCACGCCGCCGGGATCGCGTGCGCCCGCGTCAACGACGTCGGCGCGGCCGTCCGGTACGCCGAGGACCTCGGCCTGGACCCGGTGCTCGACCTCGGCCCGGACCACCCCGGCCAGATCAGGCCGCCGGTGACGTTCTCGGCCACCCCCGCCGGGACTGCCCTGCCGCCGCCCGGCCTCGACGAGCACGGCGACCGCGTCCGCGCCTGGCTGCGCGGCCCGGCCGTCCCGTTCCCCGAAGGAGAAGCATGA
- a CDS encoding GntR family transcriptional regulator, with amino-acid sequence MARPPTVQDYVLTELRRAIVAGELRPGRPIRQESLAASLGVSRVPVREALKVLEGEGQVVHRPHHGYAVAELSLADLREVYLMRELLESEAARTAVVHLTDAEMEQVVTAQRDVAAASAAGDLAAMTEANRRFHFAILGASRLPRLVRVVRSLWDATDAYRSVYYNAPTHRETVEREHAAIVAALRARDAARLVALLAEHRDHAVAALTTIISDEGTRP; translated from the coding sequence ATGGCCCGGCCGCCGACCGTGCAGGACTACGTGCTCACCGAGCTGCGCCGGGCGATCGTCGCGGGCGAGCTGCGGCCCGGCCGCCCGATCCGGCAGGAGAGCCTGGCCGCGTCGCTCGGGGTGAGCCGGGTGCCGGTCCGCGAGGCGCTGAAGGTCCTGGAGGGCGAGGGGCAGGTCGTCCACCGGCCGCACCACGGCTACGCGGTCGCCGAGCTGTCGCTCGCGGACCTGCGCGAGGTGTACCTGATGCGCGAGCTGCTGGAGTCGGAGGCGGCGCGGACGGCCGTCGTCCACCTCACCGACGCCGAGATGGAACAGGTCGTGACCGCGCAGCGGGACGTGGCGGCTGCGTCGGCCGCGGGCGACCTCGCGGCGATGACCGAGGCGAACCGGCGCTTCCACTTCGCGATCCTCGGCGCGTCCCGGCTGCCGCGCCTGGTGCGGGTCGTCCGGTCGCTGTGGGACGCCACCGACGCGTACCGGTCGGTTTACTACAATGCGCCCACCCACCGGGAGACGGTCGAACGGGAGCACGCGGCCATCGTCGCCGCCCTGCGCGCCCGCGACGCCGCCCGGCTGGTCGCGCTGCTCGCCGAGCACCGCGACCACGCGGTGGCGGCCCTGACCACGATCATCTCCGACGAGGGGACGCGCCCATGA
- a CDS encoding alpha-hydroxy-acid oxidizing protein, translating to MSTPADFQNEIYLAGLGDVLPGFPTDLTKLEDAARDVLSARAFGYVAGSAGSERTARFNREAFDRWRIVPRLLRDVSVRDLSVEVFGQRMPAPVLLAPLGVQSILHADGERATARAAAALGLTSVLSTASSTALEDVAEAAGTGPRWYQLYWPKSRELAASLVARAEAAGYQALVVTLDTFTLAWRPRDLDGAYLPFLRAVGVQNYFSDPVFQAMVGGPVTDANRDAALLTWVGQFGNPALTWDDLAWLRERWSGPIVLKGVQHPDDARRAAAAGMDGVVVSNHGGRQVDGAVASLDALPVVAEAVGDRLTVLFDSGIRTGSDVIKALALGARAVLVGRPFAYGLALGGEAGVRHVLRSLLADLDLTLALAGLTGPGDLGPDTLVRA from the coding sequence GTGAGCACGCCTGCGGACTTCCAGAACGAGATCTATCTGGCGGGCCTCGGGGACGTGCTGCCCGGGTTCCCGACGGATCTCACGAAACTGGAGGACGCGGCGCGGGATGTCCTGAGCGCGCGGGCGTTCGGGTACGTGGCGGGGTCGGCGGGCAGCGAGCGGACGGCCCGGTTCAACCGGGAGGCGTTCGATCGGTGGCGGATCGTTCCGCGGCTGCTGCGCGACGTCTCCGTCCGTGACCTGTCGGTCGAGGTGTTCGGGCAGCGGATGCCCGCGCCGGTGCTGCTGGCGCCGCTCGGCGTGCAGAGCATCCTGCACGCCGACGGGGAGCGCGCGACCGCCCGCGCCGCCGCCGCGCTCGGCCTGACGAGCGTGCTGAGCACCGCGTCCTCGACCGCGCTGGAGGACGTCGCGGAGGCCGCCGGGACGGGTCCGCGCTGGTACCAGCTCTACTGGCCCAAGAGCCGTGAGTTGGCCGCCAGCCTGGTCGCCCGCGCCGAGGCCGCCGGGTACCAAGCGCTGGTCGTCACGCTGGACACGTTCACGCTCGCGTGGCGTCCCCGCGACCTCGACGGCGCCTACCTGCCGTTCCTGCGGGCCGTCGGCGTGCAGAACTACTTCAGCGACCCCGTCTTCCAGGCGATGGTCGGCGGGCCCGTCACCGACGCCAACCGCGACGCGGCCCTGCTCACCTGGGTCGGGCAGTTCGGGAACCCCGCGCTGACCTGGGACGACCTGGCGTGGCTGCGCGAGCGCTGGAGCGGCCCGATCGTGCTCAAGGGCGTCCAGCACCCCGACGACGCCCGGCGCGCCGCCGCCGCGGGCATGGACGGCGTCGTCGTCTCCAACCACGGCGGACGGCAGGTGGACGGCGCGGTCGCCTCGCTGGACGCGCTGCCCGTCGTCGCCGAGGCCGTGGGGGACCGGCTGACCGTCCTGTTCGACAGCGGGATCCGCACCGGCTCGGACGTGATCAAGGCGCTGGCGCTCGGCGCGCGGGCGGTGCTCGTGGGCCGTCCGTTCGCCTACGGGCTCGCGCTCGGCGGGGAGGCGGGCGTCCGGCACGTCCTGCGGTCGCTGTTGGCCGACCTGGACCTCACGCTGGCGCTCGCCGGGCTGACCGGGCCCGGCGACCTCGGGCCGGACACGCTCGTCCGGGCCTGA
- a CDS encoding ATP-binding cassette domain-containing protein, producing the protein MTAHVIEVRDLHVRAGEDESVRGVSFALAAGEIGVLRGKGATAVLEAAAGVRRPVAGTVRVAGTDPYERPGAVRSGAVWREGGLFPGLTVAEVVDTWRRWTLDPIGRDDALRLTGLTGLADVPFERLTPVRRRLLDLALALVGRSDVLFLEDPAHGLERGDADRVWSVLRFAAAHGVTVLVTAPAEAAGARAVPGLRAA; encoded by the coding sequence ATGACGGCACATGTGATCGAGGTACGCGACCTGCACGTCCGTGCGGGCGAGGACGAGTCCGTCCGCGGCGTCTCGTTCGCGCTGGCGGCCGGCGAGATCGGCGTGCTGCGCGGGAAGGGCGCGACGGCGGTGCTGGAGGCGGCGGCGGGGGTGCGGCGGCCGGTGGCCGGGACGGTGCGCGTCGCCGGGACCGACCCCTACGAGCGGCCCGGCGCCGTCCGGTCCGGCGCGGTGTGGCGCGAGGGCGGGCTGTTCCCCGGCCTGACCGTCGCCGAGGTGGTCGACACCTGGCGCCGCTGGACGCTGGACCCGATCGGCCGCGACGACGCGCTGCGCCTCACCGGGCTCACCGGCCTGGCGGACGTGCCGTTCGAGCGGCTGACGCCCGTCCGGCGGCGGCTGCTGGACCTGGCGCTCGCGCTGGTGGGCCGCTCGGACGTCCTGTTCCTGGAGGACCCCGCGCACGGCCTCGAACGCGGCGACGCCGACCGCGTCTGGTCGGTGCTGCGCTTCGCCGCCGCGCACGGCGTGACGGTGCTGGTCACCGCGCCGGCCGAGGCGGCGGGGGCGCGGGCCGTCCCGGGGCTGCGCGCGGCGTGA
- a CDS encoding sensor histidine kinase — protein MQPRIPRPTVIAAITVTMTLVTMAGLLAPGFWAELFGRGDPARLALAGTLVGAVFALYGRMLWASLMRRSRPWHAAGLAVVTAGCWLLPALLRGDGGWGSALIAPAGLFAVVLPVRAATAVTTAATLLAPAYGLALGQPTPTVLYAAVAIPLTAFSGFVTVWFFHVVQELAEARAEMARSAVGEERLRFARDLHDVLGHSLQAVALRAEVAERFLDRDPGRVRKELAEIQTMARDAVRDVREVVRGHRRTSLRTELDGMSAVLRAAGIRCERPEVGAGLPAHVHEPLGWVARESATNVLRHSSATWCLITVWADDAQVWLEIVNDGAGRRAHGAGSGLSGLAERIAAARGEFLAGPVGDGTFRVAAAVPRGEP, from the coding sequence GTGCAGCCGAGGATTCCGCGCCCCACCGTCATCGCCGCGATCACCGTGACGATGACGCTGGTGACGATGGCCGGCCTGCTCGCGCCCGGGTTCTGGGCGGAGCTGTTCGGCCGCGGCGACCCGGCCCGCCTCGCGCTCGCCGGGACGCTCGTCGGCGCGGTGTTCGCGCTGTACGGCCGGATGCTGTGGGCGAGCCTCATGCGCCGGTCCCGCCCGTGGCACGCGGCCGGGCTCGCGGTGGTCACGGCGGGCTGCTGGCTGCTGCCCGCGCTGCTGCGCGGCGACGGCGGCTGGGGCAGCGCGCTGATCGCGCCCGCCGGGTTGTTCGCGGTCGTGCTCCCGGTGCGCGCGGCGACGGCCGTGACGACCGCCGCGACCCTCCTCGCGCCCGCCTACGGGCTGGCGCTCGGGCAGCCCACGCCGACCGTCCTGTACGCGGCGGTCGCGATCCCACTCACCGCGTTCTCCGGCTTCGTGACGGTGTGGTTCTTCCACGTCGTGCAGGAACTGGCGGAAGCACGCGCGGAGATGGCGCGGTCGGCGGTCGGGGAGGAGCGGCTGCGGTTCGCCCGCGACCTGCACGACGTCCTCGGGCACAGCCTCCAGGCCGTCGCGCTGCGCGCCGAGGTCGCCGAACGGTTCCTGGACCGCGATCCCGGCCGCGTCCGCAAGGAGCTGGCGGAGATCCAGACGATGGCGCGGGACGCGGTCCGCGACGTCCGGGAGGTCGTGCGCGGCCACCGCCGGACGTCGCTGCGCACCGAGCTGGACGGCATGTCGGCGGTGCTGCGCGCGGCGGGCATCCGCTGCGAGCGCCCGGAGGTCGGCGCCGGGCTGCCCGCGCACGTCCACGAACCGCTCGGCTGGGTCGCGCGCGAGTCCGCGACGAACGTGCTGCGGCACTCCAGCGCGACCTGGTGCCTGATCACGGTCTGGGCGGACGACGCGCAGGTCTGGCTGGAGATCGTCAACGACGGCGCGGGCCGCCGCGCCCACGGCGCGGGCTCGGGGCTGTCCGGGCTCGCCGAGCGGATCGCGGCGGCGCGCGGGGAGTTCCTGGCCGGTCCGGTCGGCGACGGGACGTTCCGCGTCGCCGCCGCCGTCCCGAGGGGAGAGCCATGA
- a CDS encoding response regulator transcription factor, whose protein sequence is MIRVLLADDHLLIREALVLLLGTEDDIEVVAEAGRGDEAVDRALALKPDVAVLDIDMPGLDGLAAAERLSRDLPACRLVIVTAHGRPGNLRRAMAAGVRGFLGKDAPGARLAEVVRQVAGGARYIDPQLAADALAAEECPLTPRELDALRAAADGAPVARIARGLGLSEGTVRNYLSSAVTKLGVDNRHAAVRAARDLGWL, encoded by the coding sequence ATGATCCGGGTCCTGCTGGCCGACGACCACCTGCTCATCCGGGAGGCGCTGGTCCTGCTGCTCGGCACCGAGGACGACATCGAGGTCGTCGCCGAGGCGGGCCGGGGCGACGAGGCCGTGGACCGGGCGCTCGCGCTCAAACCGGACGTGGCCGTCCTCGACATCGACATGCCCGGACTGGACGGCCTGGCCGCCGCCGAACGCCTCTCCCGGGACCTGCCCGCGTGCCGGCTGGTGATCGTCACCGCGCACGGCCGGCCGGGCAACCTGCGCCGGGCGATGGCCGCCGGGGTGCGCGGGTTCCTCGGCAAGGACGCGCCGGGCGCGCGGCTCGCCGAGGTCGTCCGGCAGGTCGCGGGCGGCGCGCGGTACATCGACCCGCAGCTCGCCGCCGACGCGCTCGCCGCCGAGGAGTGCCCGCTGACCCCGCGCGAGCTGGACGCGCTGCGCGCCGCCGCCGACGGGGCGCCGGTGGCGAGGATCGCGCGGGGGCTCGGGCTGTCGGAGGGGACGGTCCGCAACTACCTGTCGTCGGCGGTGACCAAGCTCGGCGTGGACAACCGGCACGCGGCCGTCCGCGCCGCCCGCGACCTCGGCTGGCTGTGA
- a CDS encoding LPXTG cell wall anchor domain-containing protein has translation MTMTTSLPRVRAGHRTGHLPRLLLAAGAALVPWACALAARLPATGEAAHWATAWTGLDLMIAAGFVATGALLRRGDPRHGLTAAGTAALLVADAWFDVLTAAPGADRTVAITLAAVAEIPLSALCCALAVQALPTATSPNLSAPTGD, from the coding sequence ATGACCATGACCACCAGCCTGCCGCGCGTCCGGGCCGGGCACCGCACCGGCCACCTGCCGCGCCTGCTGCTCGCGGCGGGCGCGGCGCTCGTCCCGTGGGCGTGCGCCCTCGCGGCGCGGCTCCCGGCGACCGGCGAGGCGGCGCACTGGGCGACGGCCTGGACGGGCCTGGACCTCATGATCGCCGCCGGATTCGTCGCCACCGGGGCCCTGCTGCGACGGGGTGACCCACGTCACGGCCTGACCGCCGCCGGGACCGCCGCGCTGCTCGTGGCGGACGCCTGGTTCGACGTCCTGACGGCCGCGCCCGGAGCGGACCGGACGGTCGCGATCACCCTCGCCGCCGTGGCCGAAATACCCCTTTCGGCACTGTGCTGCGCACTGGCCGTCCAGGCCCTCCCAACTGCGACTTCACCGAACCTTTCCGCGCCGACAGGAGATTGA
- a CDS encoding sensor histidine kinase has protein sequence MDLPAAERLPWSREAWRDTLFVLSGAPLQAACWTLLALPWAFWVPERAGSVLSLLLASCAAALALVRPLTRAHRERAWAVLGRDLPVPPARPGGLLRALRAEDPRRDLGRELLYHLVVGPLLGGAAAAVALAWAGGAALATAVFWPPHAALLIAGLTLAGLALLAAAPWLAAGVRRLDVRAMAALLGPDRARELERRVEDLAGKRADVVDAADLERRRIERDLHDGAQQRLVALAMNLGLARETLTDVPEPARRVIVEAHEEAKAALAELRDLIRGLHPAVLADRGLDAALSGVAARVPLPVTLRVDVAERVASTVEAVAYFVVAEALTNVVKHAGAASVEVAVVRDGPTLRVRVADDGAGGADPARGTGLAGLARRVRSVDGTFRVVSPPGGPTALTVELPCAL, from the coding sequence ATGGACCTCCCCGCCGCGGAGCGCCTGCCGTGGTCGCGGGAGGCGTGGCGCGACACGCTCTTCGTCCTGTCCGGCGCGCCGCTCCAGGCCGCCTGCTGGACGCTCCTCGCGCTGCCCTGGGCGTTCTGGGTCCCCGAGCGCGCCGGGTCGGTGTTGTCCCTGCTGCTGGCGTCGTGCGCGGCGGCGCTCGCGCTCGTCCGGCCGCTCACCCGGGCGCACCGGGAGCGGGCGTGGGCGGTGCTCGGCAGGGACCTGCCCGTCCCGCCGGCCCGTCCCGGCGGGCTCCTGCGCGCCCTGCGCGCCGAGGACCCGCGCCGCGACCTCGGCCGCGAACTGCTCTACCACCTGGTCGTCGGGCCGCTGCTCGGCGGCGCGGCGGCGGCCGTCGCGCTGGCCTGGGCGGGCGGGGCCGCGCTCGCGACGGCGGTCTTCTGGCCGCCGCACGCCGCCCTCCTGATCGCCGGGCTGACGCTCGCCGGGCTCGCGCTGCTGGCCGCCGCGCCGTGGCTGGCGGCCGGGGTGCGGCGGCTGGACGTCCGGGCGATGGCCGCGCTGCTCGGCCCCGACCGCGCCCGTGAGCTGGAGCGCCGCGTCGAGGACCTGGCGGGCAAGCGCGCCGACGTCGTGGACGCCGCCGACCTGGAGCGCCGCCGCATCGAGCGCGACCTGCACGACGGCGCCCAGCAGCGCCTGGTCGCGCTCGCGATGAACCTCGGCCTGGCCCGCGAGACGCTGACCGACGTCCCCGAGCCCGCCCGGCGCGTGATCGTCGAGGCGCACGAGGAGGCCAAGGCGGCGCTCGCCGAACTGCGCGACCTCATCCGGGGGCTGCACCCCGCCGTCCTCGCGGACCGGGGCCTGGACGCCGCGCTGTCGGGCGTCGCCGCGCGCGTGCCGCTGCCGGTGACGCTGCGCGTGGACGTCGCCGAACGCGTCGCCTCGACCGTCGAGGCCGTCGCGTACTTCGTCGTCGCCGAGGCGCTGACCAACGTCGTGAAGCACGCGGGCGCGGCGAGCGTCGAGGTGGCCGTCGTCCGCGACGGCCCCACGCTGCGCGTCCGCGTCGCCGACGACGGCGCGGGCGGCGCGGATCCGGCGCGCGGCACCGGGCTGGCCGGGCTCGCCCGCCGCGTCCGGTCCGTGGACGGGACGTTCCGCGTCGTGAGTCCCCCCGGCGGCCCGACCGCCCTGACCGTGGAGCTGCCGTGCGCGTTGTGA
- a CDS encoding response regulator, translating to MRVVIAEDSVLLRAGLIKLLETAGFEVVAAVGEAAGLLAAVAEHRPDLAVVDVRMPPGHTDEGVRAALVIRRESPDVAVLLLSQYVEERYAADLLAEHTSGIGYLLKDRVADVSTFLDALRRVAAGGTALDPEVVAQLLLRRGGGPLGRLTPREREVLELMAEGRSNAGIAAALVVSESAVAKHINGIFTKLDLPHAEGDHRRVLAVLRFLDGDA from the coding sequence GTGCGCGTTGTGATCGCCGAGGACTCGGTCCTGCTCCGGGCCGGGCTGATCAAGCTGCTGGAGACCGCCGGGTTCGAGGTCGTCGCGGCGGTCGGGGAGGCGGCCGGGCTGCTGGCCGCCGTCGCCGAGCACCGGCCGGACCTCGCGGTCGTGGACGTCCGGATGCCGCCCGGCCATACCGACGAGGGCGTGCGCGCCGCGCTGGTGATCCGCCGCGAGTCGCCGGACGTGGCCGTCCTGCTGCTGTCGCAGTACGTCGAGGAGCGCTACGCCGCCGACCTGCTCGCCGAGCACACGAGCGGCATCGGCTACCTGCTGAAGGACCGCGTCGCCGACGTCTCGACGTTCCTGGACGCGCTGCGCCGCGTCGCCGCCGGGGGCACCGCGCTGGACCCCGAGGTCGTCGCGCAGCTCCTGCTGCGCCGGGGCGGCGGGCCGCTCGGCCGGCTGACGCCGCGCGAGCGCGAGGTGCTGGAGCTGATGGCCGAGGGACGCTCGAACGCCGGGATCGCTGCGGCGCTGGTGGTCAGCGAGAGCGCGGTCGCCAAGCACATCAACGGGATCTTCACCAAGCTCGACCTCCCGCACGCCGAGGGCGACCACCGGCGCGTGCTGGCCGTGCTGCGCTTCCTGGACGGCGACGCGTGA
- a CDS encoding DUF4097 family beta strand repeat-containing protein: MTGRPRRRGRWVALAALTAAGVVVPVGGEIASHVLRRTADVPVTFARPVREVRIDAGDTRAVFSAGPAGRVGLHERLTWTLARPVVRTTWAGDVLWVKVDCGRRTQVVPVLDCGADLDFRVPPGTAVTSTSSSGEVAVRGLAGAVTMRTHSGTLDLAGTSGPVDFEANSGELAATGLLAGRVVARVGSGTVRLAFADAPGSVSARAGSGEVAVTVPPGTHYRVAGSTGSGDRAVDPALPDLRAAGLLDLTTGSGSVTAGYGSGRL, encoded by the coding sequence GTGACCGGCCGTCCGCGCCGCCGGGGCCGCTGGGTCGCGCTCGCCGCGCTGACGGCGGCCGGGGTGGTCGTGCCGGTCGGCGGCGAGATCGCGAGCCATGTGCTGCGGCGGACGGCGGACGTGCCGGTCACCTTCGCCCGTCCCGTCCGCGAGGTCCGGATCGACGCGGGCGACACGCGCGCGGTGTTCAGCGCCGGACCGGCCGGGCGGGTGGGCCTGCACGAGCGGCTGACCTGGACGCTCGCCCGGCCCGTCGTGCGGACGACGTGGGCGGGCGACGTCCTGTGGGTCAAGGTCGACTGCGGGCGGCGGACGCAGGTCGTCCCGGTCCTGGACTGCGGCGCCGACCTGGACTTCCGCGTCCCGCCCGGCACGGCGGTGACGTCCACGTCGTCGTCCGGTGAGGTCGCGGTGCGCGGCCTGGCCGGGGCCGTGACGATGCGGACGCACAGCGGCACGCTCGACCTCGCGGGCACGTCCGGGCCGGTGGACTTCGAGGCGAACTCGGGCGAGCTGGCCGCGACGGGCCTGCTGGCCGGACGGGTCGTCGCGCGGGTCGGGTCCGGGACGGTGCGGCTGGCGTTCGCGGACGCGCCCGGCTCGGTGTCGGCGCGGGCCGGGTCGGGGGAGGTGGCGGTGACCGTCCCGCCCGGCACGCACTACCGGGTCGCGGGCAGTACCGGGTCGGGGGACCGTGCGGTCGATCCCGCGCTGCCCGACCTCCGGGCGGCCGGCCTGCTGGACCTCACGACCGGCTCAGGGTCGGTGACCGCCGGATACGGGTCCGGACGGCTGTGA
- a CDS encoding methionine ABC transporter ATP-binding protein has protein sequence MIQIEKLRKVYQARGRTVTAVDGVDLTVDAGTVHGVLGRSGAGKSTLLRCVNLLERPDSGRVVVDGRDLLALPGGELRRTRQRIGMIHQHFGLLSSRTVAGNVAFPLEVMGVPRAERTARVAELLDLVGLTEHAAAYPARISGGQKQRVGIARALAGRPNVLLSDEATSALDPETTASILELLRDLNRRLGLTILLITHEMDVVRRICDAASVMRDGRFTESGPVRDLLLRPGSELARGLFPLPPPDPRPGTTLVDVTFEGDGADRPFVSALARTHDIDVNIVGGSVEQAGGTRIGRLRIELPGDPAANAAPLDYLRSSGLVVEVRS, from the coding sequence GTGATTCAGATAGAAAAACTTCGCAAGGTCTACCAGGCCCGCGGCCGCACGGTGACCGCCGTCGACGGCGTCGACCTCACGGTGGACGCCGGGACCGTCCACGGCGTCCTCGGCCGCAGCGGCGCGGGCAAGAGCACTCTTTTGCGCTGCGTCAACCTGCTGGAACGCCCCGACTCCGGCCGCGTCGTCGTGGACGGCCGGGACCTGCTCGCGCTCCCCGGCGGCGAGTTGCGCCGCACGCGGCAGCGCATCGGGATGATCCACCAGCACTTCGGGCTGCTGTCCAGCCGGACCGTCGCCGGGAACGTCGCGTTCCCGCTGGAGGTCATGGGCGTCCCGCGCGCCGAGCGCACCGCCCGCGTCGCCGAACTGCTCGACCTCGTCGGCCTCACCGAGCACGCCGCCGCCTACCCGGCGCGGATCTCCGGCGGGCAGAAGCAGCGCGTCGGCATCGCCCGCGCGCTCGCCGGACGCCCGAACGTCCTGCTGTCGGACGAGGCCACGTCCGCGCTCGACCCCGAGACCACCGCGTCGATCCTGGAGCTGCTGCGCGACCTGAACCGGCGGCTCGGCCTGACGATCCTGCTGATCACGCACGAGATGGACGTCGTCCGGCGCATCTGCGACGCGGCGTCGGTGATGCGGGACGGGCGGTTCACCGAATCGGGCCCGGTCCGCGATCTGCTGCTGCGGCCCGGATCGGAGCTGGCGCGCGGGCTGTTCCCGCTGCCGCCGCCCGACCCGCGTCCCGGCACGACGCTCGTGGACGTCACGTTCGAGGGCGACGGCGCCGACCGTCCGTTCGTGTCCGCGCTCGCCCGCACCCATGACATCGACGTCAACATCGTCGGCGGGTCGGTCGAGCAGGCGGGCGGGACCCGGATCGGACGGCTCCGGATCGAACTGCCCGGCGACCCGGCCGCCAACGCGGCGCCGCTGGACTACCTGCGCTCGTCCGGCCTGGTGGTGGAGGTGCGGTCATGA